From Candidatus Omnitrophota bacterium:
CGGGACGCGGCGCGGGTAAGGGGCCGCACCTCTATGGCCTTACTCGTTTGCCGACGATTCATAATCGATACAGGCCTTGTTCCTGCCCGTCCTCTTGGCCTTATAGAGAGCCCTGTCCGCCTTCTGGAGGATGGCCGCGCTCGTGAGATTGTCTCTCCTGTTATAAAAGAACGCGCCGCCTATACTGATCGTGACCCTGAAAGAATCGGGAAGGAATTCGGCGCGGTAGTCCTCGACGTTCTTCCGTATCCTTTCGGCGACGCCCTTCAATTCATCGATGAAATTCCGGAGGTTCTCCTTCGACCTCACCCTCCCCGCCTTCGCGACATACGGTATTATAACGGCGAATTCCTCTCCCCCGTACCTCGCGAGTATGTCTGTGGCGCGCGTGCTGAACTTTATTATCTTGGAGACGCCTTCGAGCACCCTGTCGCCGGCAAGATGGCCGAACTGGTCGTTCAGTTTTTTGAAATAGTCGATGTCGAGTATGAGAAGCGCCACCGGCGTGTGGTATATCCTGAACTTCTCGATCTCTATATTGAGCTCCTTAAGAAAATATTCGTGGGTGTGGAGGCCCGTAAGCCCGTCGTTCGATGCCTTCATCTCGGCGATGTCGCGCGCGAGTTTCATCTTGGCGGAATAACTGTGGTAGATGAGTATCACGGCGAGGGCGGCTATTATAAGGATGAACATGAAACGGAGGGAATAACTTATCGCGCTGTACTTCTTCAGCCCCTCCCTGAGTTCCGCCTCCCCCGTCTCTTTTATCATCACCATGAGATACCCGTCGACCCTGCCGTTATCTACGGTCACGGGATAGACATATTCGCTGGAAAGGGCATCCTTGGTCACGGCGGTGACGCCTATCTTGCTTATCTGTTTCATCGAGCCGTCGCCGTCCCTGAAGACGAACATGAGGTCGAAGAGGGACGTCCTGCCGTACTTCCCTATATAGTCGGTGATATCGTTTATGGGGGAGGACTTGTTCTCGCGCGTGAAATATTTGCTCAGGGAATTCGCCAGGGATGCCTTATATTCCTTCATCCTCTCCTGGGGATCGAGTATGAAATACTTGCGGAGTATGTTCTCCTGCTGCAGGATGAGGAAACTGACGCCGGAGATGCAGACGGCCATGACCAGCAATATGATGAAAAGGAAGCTTCTCTTCTTCATAGCATTTACGCGGACTCCACCTTGAGAAAATATCCCTTCAGGTACTCCGTCTCCGGTATGGCGCGCACTATCGGGTGGTCTTCGGCCTGGTGACACCGCTTCAGGATCGTGATGCGCTTCGCGGAGGCCCGTCCGGCTTCTTTAAGGATCCCGGAAAAGAGCTCGTTCGATATGTGATGCGAACAGGAAAAGGTCGCCAGTATGCCGCCCTCCGCGAGGGTCTTCATGCCCATGCCGTTGATCTCTCTGTATCCTTTGGACGCGCTCGCAACGTCCTTCCTTGAACGCGCGAAGGAGGGCGGGTCGAGTATTATTATATCAAATTTTTCGCCCGAGTTATAAGCTTTTCTGAGGAACTCGAAAGCGTCGGCCCTGACAAAATTGGTCTTCCCAAAAACGCCGTTAAGGGCGGCGTTCTTCCCCGCGGAGGCGAGCCATCCGTCTTTTATATCAACGCCTGTGACGGCCGATGCGCCGGCCAGCGCGGCCGATACCGAGAATCCTCCGGTGTAACAGAAAAGGTCTAGGACCTTCTTCTTCCCGGCGATATTCCCGAGCGCCATCCTTGACCTGCGCTGGTCGAGATAAAAACCGGTCTTGTGGCCGTTCTCTATATCGACCAGGAATTCCGCCTTTCCCTCGCGTATCTTTATCCCGGAAGGTCCCTTTTTGCCTATCCACTGCTTTACGGGCTTCAGCCCTTCGACGGCCCTGTACGCGGAATCGCTCTTCTCGTATATATATTCAGGCCCTATGACCCCGCGTATGCTCTTTACGATCTCAGCCCTGCGCGTCTCCATCCCCAGCGTAAGTATCTGGAATACGACCGTGCCCGAATAGAGGTCCGCGATGAGGCCGGGGAGGCCGTCCGCTTCGCTGAAGACAACCCTGACGGCGTCGGTCTTTTCGAGAAGGGCTTTACGTTTATCGAAAGCCCGCCGGACCCTGATGCCGAAGAGGTCCTTGTTTACCGGTCCGTCGCGGAACGCCAGAAGCCTTACGGATATATCCGACCTGGGGTTGTAATAACCGCGGCCGACGAGGCCGCCCTTCGGATCGATGACGGAGACGATATCGCCCGGGAGGACGGAAGGGGAGGGCTCCAGAAGCTGTCTGTTATATATCCAGGGGTGCCCTTCTTTTATGATCCCCTTTTTGCCTTTTCTTAATCGTATTACTTTGTCTTTCATTGAGCTATATTTCTATATTAATCCGCAAAGCGCGAGGGCGCATATCGTCTTTGCGTCGACGATACTCCCATTCCTGAAGAGGCGCTTAAACTCCCGCCTCGTCAATATGCGGTTCTCGATGACCTCGTCCTTTTCCATGACGCGGTCCCTCTTCTTAAGACGCGAGGCCTTATATATGAATATCTTCTCGGTGGAGTAGCCCGGGACGGGATATATCCTGCCGACC
This genomic window contains:
- a CDS encoding class I SAM-dependent rRNA methyltransferase, giving the protein MKDKVIRLRKGKKGIIKEGHPWIYNRQLLEPSPSVLPGDIVSVIDPKGGLVGRGYYNPRSDISVRLLAFRDGPVNKDLFGIRVRRAFDKRKALLEKTDAVRVVFSEADGLPGLIADLYSGTVVFQILTLGMETRRAEIVKSIRGVIGPEYIYEKSDSAYRAVEGLKPVKQWIGKKGPSGIKIREGKAEFLVDIENGHKTGFYLDQRRSRMALGNIAGKKKVLDLFCYTGGFSVSAALAGASAVTGVDIKDGWLASAGKNAALNGVFGKTNFVRADAFEFLRKAYNSGEKFDIIILDPPSFARSRKDVASASKGYREINGMGMKTLAEGGILATFSCSHHISNELFSGILKEAGRASAKRITILKRCHQAEDHPIVRAIPETEYLKGYFLKVESA
- a CDS encoding GGDEF domain-containing protein; this translates as MKKRSFLFIILLVMAVCISGVSFLILQQENILRKYFILDPQERMKEYKASLANSLSKYFTRENKSSPINDITDYIGKYGRTSLFDLMFVFRDGDGSMKQISKIGVTAVTKDALSSEYVYPVTVDNGRVDGYLMVMIKETGEAELREGLKKYSAISYSLRFMFILIIAALAVILIYHSYSAKMKLARDIAEMKASNDGLTGLHTHEYFLKELNIEIEKFRIYHTPVALLILDIDYFKKLNDQFGHLAGDRVLEGVSKIIKFSTRATDILARYGGEEFAVIIPYVAKAGRVRSKENLRNFIDELKGVAERIRKNVEDYRAEFLPDSFRVTISIGGAFFYNRRDNLTSAAILQKADRALYKAKRTGRNKACIDYESSANE